From a single Williamwhitmania taraxaci genomic region:
- a CDS encoding sensor histidine kinase, translating to MASEKAPIVFFFVEGQNTMPPSLLSVIETIGFSSITTKSIEGAIREIKNNKDNGVLVIGGSLNSSVKSFNHELVKQPQPFPSIFIEPRGFASIANKITSTHSNFADVLLYLFTYFANKPVVNNITPELTKGLGSHSLDFLKGVSHEVRSFLNGISGPMQLLKDKIEAKDQFDLYTMIDRSISRLLRFTLKTSLASIIEEHKYTMKYEEVELSSLIQHALLELNDLKFSDTIKASINKNSDSIIVEGDTDLIIQCFEAIIERIVLNYGNNTELNISLQTDDSGEVVCLFMFPFEGILDELQTIESQLDYDFKVDLGLVLARHILDLHEALLTHELLANDEVKIAIRFKKGCS from the coding sequence ATGGCATCAGAGAAAGCTCCAATAGTATTCTTCTTTGTCGAAGGACAAAACACCATGCCCCCCTCTTTATTGTCTGTAATTGAGACCATTGGATTTTCTTCAATTACAACAAAATCAATTGAGGGCGCAATCCGTGAAATTAAAAACAATAAAGACAACGGAGTATTGGTAATAGGAGGAAGCCTAAATAGTTCGGTAAAAAGCTTTAACCATGAACTGGTTAAACAACCTCAACCTTTTCCTTCTATATTTATTGAGCCCAGAGGATTTGCCTCCATTGCCAATAAGATTACCTCCACGCATTCCAACTTCGCCGATGTTCTCCTTTATCTATTTACCTACTTTGCAAACAAACCAGTAGTCAATAATATCACACCAGAATTGACGAAGGGACTAGGGAGCCATTCTCTGGATTTTTTAAAAGGGGTAAGCCACGAAGTTCGGTCATTCCTAAATGGAATTTCAGGTCCAATGCAGCTGCTAAAGGACAAAATAGAAGCCAAGGATCAATTTGACCTCTACACTATGATTGATCGTTCAATCTCCCGCCTGTTACGATTTACATTAAAAACCTCACTCGCCAGTATAATAGAGGAACATAAATACACCATGAAATATGAGGAGGTGGAACTCTCCTCCCTTATACAGCATGCACTACTGGAACTAAACGACCTGAAATTTTCCGACACCATAAAAGCGTCCATCAACAAAAATAGCGACAGCATTATAGTGGAGGGCGATACGGATCTTATAATCCAATGTTTTGAAGCTATTATCGAGCGTATTGTTCTAAATTATGGAAACAACACCGAACTAAACATTTCGCTTCAAACTGATGATTCAGGTGAAGTAGTCTGCCTCTTTATGTTTCCTTTTGAAGGCATCCTAGACGAACTGCAGACAATCGAAAGTCAGCTTGATTACGATTTTAAAGTAGACCTTGGGTTGGTTCTTGCACGGCACATCCTTGACCTTCATGAGGCATTGCTTACCCACGAACTACTCGCTAATGACGAAGTAAAAATAGCGATACGCTTTAAGAAGGGCTGCTCATGA
- a CDS encoding PD40 domain-containing protein: MMRFYRIALIIAYLILSLYVHGQNWNKIAMSEQDAMFLLSQRKYDKAADLYLKILKEAPQSGNLKSKVGYCLLHTDSRQLESIPYLESAAELVSTKYSETSIKETNAPPETYFLLGEAYRVSNKLKEAIAAYEKYKSILKPSDELVKLIDNRIAGCNSALKRYKEPTALVRYSGIGSKVNNDFSNINPVFSGDGKTFAYTTQTRTGFDVYVVPVINDTLGVPIKITKQLGSDFLKTSSLSYDGKELFLISMESESADIYYSEMKGVKWMSAKEMPSPINGKSNETHAFLSKNGLTLYFTSDRKGGSGGLDIYKSSMEEKGKWGKPVNLGSTINTEFNEDAPFLSPDESYLFFSSEGHNGMGGYDIYRTSLSGGQAPVNLGFPVNDAGDNRFFYPYNNGTVAYMSQFRPEGLGQNDIFRLQISNLITLNGLIVPDKVNSSLYSVAIVDQSTGDTIAHPIADIASGKFEYKVGEGNFTVFVRGADYLPGKEMISVPENYDGSSMSVEVKLASKPEPKIIEEVKPQPEVLIVEAAVVTPPAAVVEAPIVVVPEANVAEVKKEIVKVVKPEKKRITKPKPEPKPIVVKEEKPVTKFVAQSDSNASGMISIYSVQIMALKTAAPAGTFNNVEGIEVTVSPDGYYRYSVGNTTEVNLANVLLDKMHSIGYADAFIRKSQITSKYTIQLMAIKKMIDLSYFNNLSDVAVVKGADGYFRYTLGSYSSSAAAAGEVKRLAQLGYKQAFVRLVPQGE; this comes from the coding sequence ATGATGAGGTTTTATCGAATAGCCTTAATAATTGCATACTTAATACTATCCCTTTATGTCCACGGACAGAATTGGAATAAGATTGCGATGTCGGAACAGGATGCAATGTTTCTACTTTCGCAGCGTAAGTATGATAAAGCTGCAGATCTCTATTTGAAAATATTGAAGGAAGCACCACAAAGCGGGAATCTAAAATCCAAAGTAGGTTATTGTCTGCTCCACACTGACAGTCGCCAGTTGGAGTCGATACCTTACCTCGAAAGTGCGGCTGAATTGGTTTCAACTAAGTATAGCGAAACTTCTATTAAGGAGACTAATGCACCACCTGAGACCTATTTTTTATTAGGAGAGGCCTACCGTGTGAGCAATAAGCTGAAGGAAGCCATTGCTGCATACGAAAAATATAAGTCGATTCTTAAGCCCTCCGATGAGTTGGTTAAGTTGATTGATAATCGAATTGCAGGTTGCAATTCTGCTCTAAAACGCTACAAAGAACCAACAGCTCTTGTTCGGTATAGCGGAATTGGCTCAAAGGTGAATAACGATTTCTCCAATATTAATCCTGTTTTCTCGGGTGATGGAAAAACGTTTGCCTATACCACTCAAACTCGAACTGGATTTGATGTTTATGTTGTGCCTGTTATTAACGATACTCTTGGAGTGCCTATAAAAATAACGAAGCAGTTGGGTAGCGATTTTTTAAAGACTTCCAGCCTTTCCTATGATGGCAAAGAGTTGTTTTTGATTAGCATGGAGTCGGAGAGTGCCGATATCTATTATAGCGAGATGAAAGGTGTCAAGTGGATGTCTGCAAAGGAGATGCCTTCGCCTATTAATGGCAAGTCCAATGAAACACATGCTTTTTTATCGAAAAACGGATTGACGCTCTATTTTACAAGTGACCGTAAGGGTGGTTCTGGGGGTCTCGATATTTACAAATCATCGATGGAAGAAAAAGGTAAATGGGGCAAGCCCGTTAACTTAGGCTCTACAATTAATACAGAGTTTAATGAAGATGCACCGTTTTTATCGCCTGATGAGAGTTACCTTTTCTTTAGTTCCGAAGGACATAATGGAATGGGGGGATACGATATCTATCGCACCTCTCTATCGGGTGGGCAAGCTCCGGTGAACTTGGGCTTCCCCGTTAACGATGCTGGGGACAATCGTTTCTTCTACCCTTATAATAATGGAACTGTTGCATATATGTCTCAGTTTAGGCCAGAAGGTTTGGGTCAAAATGATATTTTCCGCTTACAGATTAGTAACCTGATTACCTTAAATGGTTTGATTGTTCCCGACAAGGTTAATAGTTCTCTTTATTCGGTTGCAATTGTGGATCAGTCTACTGGTGATACCATTGCTCACCCTATCGCTGATATCGCTTCTGGAAAGTTTGAATACAAGGTGGGCGAGGGAAACTTTACTGTATTTGTAAGGGGGGCGGATTATTTACCAGGGAAGGAGATGATTTCCGTACCAGAAAATTACGATGGTAGTAGTATGTCGGTTGAGGTAAAGCTTGCTTCTAAACCTGAACCAAAAATAATTGAGGAGGTAAAGCCTCAGCCTGAAGTGTTGATTGTTGAGGCAGCAGTGGTTACTCCACCTGCGGCCGTAGTTGAAGCACCCATCGTTGTCGTGCCCGAAGCTAACGTGGCGGAGGTAAAGAAGGAGATCGTTAAGGTGGTGAAACCGGAAAAGAAAAGAATTACAAAGCCAAAACCAGAGCCAAAACCCATTGTAGTAAAAGAAGAAAAACCAGTTACCAAGTTCGTTGCCCAGTCGGATAGTAATGCTTCTGGTATGATATCAATCTACTCGGTTCAAATCATGGCTTTGAAAACGGCGGCACCAGCAGGAACTTTTAACAACGTTGAAGGAATTGAAGTTACCGTCTCACCCGATGGTTACTATCGCTATAGCGTTGGAAATACAACGGAGGTTAATCTTGCCAATGTTTTGCTCGATAAAATGCACTCCATAGGATATGCCGATGCATTTATACGAAAGAGTCAGATTACTAGTAAGTATACGATCCAATTAATGGCCATTAAGAAGATGATTGACCTGTCCTACTTTAACAATCTAAGCGATGTGGCTGTGGTTAAGGGCGCTGATGGGTATTTTCGATATACTTTGGGATCCTATAGTTCCTCAGCAGCAGCAGCAGGAGAGGTGAAGCGGTTGGCCCAGCTGGGATATAAACAAGCGTTTGTAAGGCTGGTTCCACAGGGCGAATAA